In one Juglans regia cultivar Chandler chromosome 11, Walnut 2.0, whole genome shotgun sequence genomic region, the following are encoded:
- the LOC108979689 gene encoding nifU-like protein 3, chloroplastic encodes MVGAFSTQAQGLKVTPPTTVPSSSLFPSERISAANFSVFKNPISDCRGFSSKNCSFLRGQFHARYFLGYFSKRARRLRAGLVVSPTCVLPLTEENVEKILEEVRPGLMADGGNVVLHEIDGLVVVLKLQGACGSCPSSTMTLKMGIETRLRDKIPEIMAVEQILDTETGLELNEDNIEKVLSEIRPYLAGTGGGILELVQINDYVVNVRLSGPAAGVMTVRVALTQKLREKIPAIAAVQLIE; translated from the exons ATGGTGGGTGCATTCTCAACCCAAGCACAGGGTCTCAAAGTAACACCACCCACTACTGTACCTAGCTCGTCTCTTTTCCCATCTGAAAGGATTTCAGCTGCCAACTTCTCAGTCTTCAAG AACCCCATTTCAGATTGCAGAGGATTCTCTTCAAAAAACTGTTCTTTCCTTAGAGGTCAATTCCATGCCAGATACTTTCTTGGGTACTTTTCGAAACGTGCTCGACGACTTCGAGCAG GGCTTGTGGTTTCACCAACCTGTGTCCTTCCATTAACTGAAGAAAATGTGGAAAAGATTTTGGAGGAAGTAAGGCCAGGCTTAATGGCCGATGGAGGGAATGTGGTTTTACACGAGATAGATGGCCTTGTTGTGGTACTAAAGCTACAAGGAGCATGTGGGTCATGTCCAAGCTCAACTATGACACTAAAGATGGGAATTGAAACTCGGCTTCGAGATAAAATTCCAGAAATCATGGCCGTGGAGCAGATCCTAGACACCGAGACGGGGCTTGAGCTTAATGAGGACAACATAGAAAAG gttCTTTCTGAGATTAGACCATACCTCGCGGGCACAGGAGGTGGGATTCTTGAACTTGTTCAGATCAATGACTATGTTGTCAATGTTCGGCTTAGTGGACCTGCTGCTGGAGTTATGACAGTCCGTGTTGCTCTAACACAAAAGTTGAGGGAAAAAATACCTGCCATTGCGGCTGTCCAGCTTATTGAATGA